In a genomic window of Methanosarcina horonobensis HB-1 = JCM 15518:
- a CDS encoding class I SAM-dependent methyltransferase, translating into MTIGKVHFTQEKETMLMTLYARAMQSQWEDPILPDQWAEDAVRCIDYDFSKFKVGKIGAMITAIRAKNFDLLTTQYVADHPDATVLHLGCGMDSRIFRIDPPASVD; encoded by the coding sequence ATGACCATTGGAAAAGTTCACTTCACGCAAGAAAAAGAAACAATGCTCATGACTCTGTATGCCCGGGCTATGCAGAGCCAATGGGAGGACCCCATCTTGCCGGACCAATGGGCAGAGGACGCAGTTCGCTGCATTGATTACGATTTCAGCAAATTCAAAGTGGGCAAGATCGGGGCGATGATTACCGCAATTCGGGCGAAGAATTTCGATCTGTTGACGACTCAGTATGTCGCGGATCACCCTGATGCAACGGTGCTGCATCTGGGCTGCGGCATGGACAGTCGTATCTTCCGCATCGACCCGCCTGCCAGTGTGGACTGA